One genomic region from Skermania piniformis encodes:
- a CDS encoding alpha/beta fold hydrolase produces MRQRGRRPVVGSRAIRAVLIGGLLIIVAGFAVPAVRGGATQVRTEATTIPVPDAPDSSATLTLDTNLYLPQRTPAPAVLLAHGFGGNKDSVEGQARQLAADGFVVLAYSARGFGASTGQIWLNDPDREVADARALVSWLAARPEVAQDGPGDPHVGVAGGSYGGALALGLGATDPRVDAVAAGITWNDLGTALFPNYAVPVTGAAPAITTPAGVVEGSDGVLKRQWAATFFAAGNQLPPAGAEGTATPGCGRFAPPICQAYIASAVSGRPTPELLALLRSHSPVANAGAITAPTLLIQGERDSLFGLDQADATARAIAGAGGNVQVRWFNGGHDGDSNRADGAIRSFLDRTLRGEPPDSPGFDFALPGAVNEQGEVPSRRMTAPSYPGLTPNSPDTPHTVVELSDGARDQPIARPPGAAPASISGLPGLGALAATPAAGALLTRDPPGQAATFRSAPLPRAVTVTGSATVDLRVTSTAGPGETVLFAKLYDVSSSGRRTLPGTSVSALRLPDGAGPGAPVDVRVSLPAIGYQFAEGHRIELVVASTDQAYAVPAAPAQFVVSLPDDRMRMPSVPATATSRTIPVAPLIGIGALALGTAGLAGIARFRRTRRRPDVDPALTEVPLVVDNLGKTYRNGFRAVRSVSFRVEPGQVLGLLGPNGAGKTTTLRMVLGLINPTRGTARVFGRRITPGASVLTRVGAFIEGPGLLPQLSGADNLRLFWQATGRPADQAALDEVVRIADLGPALDRKVGSYSQGMRQRLAIAQAMLGLPDLLILDEPTNGLDPPQIRRMREVLRAYAQDGRTVLVSSHLLAEVEQTCTDVVVMNRGAVISAGPVHELVAAGGPTEFRVDDRTRAAAALAGIDGLGSVADAADGSLRIDLRAVPSADVVRTLVEAGVAVRSAAPTSRLEDVFLAMIENRSADDDDR; encoded by the coding sequence ATGCGCCAGCGTGGACGACGACCAGTAGTCGGCAGTCGCGCGATCCGCGCTGTCCTGATCGGCGGTCTGCTGATCATCGTGGCAGGGTTCGCCGTACCGGCCGTGCGCGGCGGGGCGACGCAGGTACGGACCGAGGCCACCACGATCCCGGTACCGGACGCGCCCGATTCCTCGGCAACCCTGACCCTCGACACGAATCTGTATCTGCCGCAACGCACTCCAGCCCCGGCGGTGCTACTCGCCCACGGCTTCGGCGGGAACAAGGACTCGGTGGAGGGCCAGGCCCGGCAGTTGGCCGCGGACGGATTCGTCGTACTGGCCTACAGCGCCCGCGGATTCGGCGCGAGCACCGGCCAGATCTGGCTGAACGACCCGGATCGGGAAGTGGCCGACGCGCGCGCCCTGGTGTCCTGGCTGGCCGCGCGGCCCGAGGTCGCGCAGGACGGACCGGGTGACCCGCACGTCGGGGTCGCCGGCGGCTCCTACGGTGGCGCACTCGCGCTCGGCCTGGGCGCGACCGATCCGCGGGTGGACGCAGTGGCCGCCGGGATCACCTGGAACGACCTCGGTACGGCGTTGTTCCCGAACTACGCCGTACCGGTGACCGGCGCGGCGCCGGCGATCACGACGCCCGCCGGCGTGGTCGAGGGAAGCGACGGGGTGTTGAAGCGGCAGTGGGCGGCGACGTTCTTCGCAGCCGGCAACCAGCTGCCCCCGGCCGGCGCGGAAGGTACCGCGACCCCCGGCTGCGGCCGGTTCGCGCCACCGATTTGCCAGGCGTACATCGCATCGGCCGTGTCCGGTCGACCGACTCCCGAGCTGCTGGCGCTGCTCCGGTCGCACTCGCCGGTGGCGAATGCCGGCGCAATCACCGCACCGACATTGCTGATTCAAGGCGAGCGCGACAGCCTGTTCGGGCTGGACCAAGCCGACGCCACGGCCCGGGCTATCGCCGGGGCCGGCGGAAACGTGCAAGTGCGCTGGTTCAACGGCGGACACGACGGGGACAGCAACCGCGCCGACGGGGCGATCCGCAGCTTCTTGGACCGCACCTTGCGCGGCGAACCGCCCGACTCGCCCGGTTTCGACTTCGCGTTGCCGGGCGCGGTGAACGAGCAGGGCGAGGTGCCGAGCCGGCGGATGACCGCACCCAGCTACCCGGGTCTCACCCCGAACTCACCCGACACCCCACATACCGTCGTGGAACTGAGTGACGGCGCCCGCGATCAGCCGATCGCCCGCCCGCCGGGCGCCGCACCCGCGTCGATCTCCGGCCTGCCCGGCTTGGGCGCCCTGGCGGCCACACCCGCCGCCGGCGCCCTCCTCACCCGCGATCCTCCGGGGCAGGCGGCAACGTTCCGCAGCGCGCCGCTGCCGCGGGCCGTCACCGTGACCGGGTCGGCAACTGTGGACCTGCGGGTCACCTCGACCGCCGGACCGGGCGAGACCGTGCTGTTCGCGAAGCTGTACGACGTGTCGTCGAGCGGCCGCCGGACCCTGCCCGGCACCTCCGTGTCCGCACTGCGGCTACCGGACGGGGCCGGGCCCGGCGCCCCGGTGGACGTGCGGGTGTCGCTACCGGCGATCGGCTACCAGTTCGCCGAAGGCCACCGGATCGAGCTGGTCGTGGCCAGCACCGACCAGGCATACGCGGTGCCGGCAGCGCCGGCGCAGTTCGTGGTGTCGTTGCCCGACGACCGAATGCGGATGCCGTCGGTCCCGGCAACCGCGACGAGCCGGACGATTCCGGTGGCGCCGCTGATCGGGATCGGTGCCCTGGCTCTCGGCACGGCCGGACTCGCCGGGATCGCCCGGTTCCGGCGCACCCGCCGCCGGCCCGACGTCGATCCGGCGCTGACCGAGGTGCCGCTCGTCGTCGACAACTTGGGCAAGACCTACCGCAACGGCTTCCGGGCCGTGCGCTCGGTGAGCTTCCGGGTCGAACCAGGTCAGGTACTGGGCCTGTTGGGGCCCAACGGCGCCGGCAAGACCACCACCTTGCGGATGGTGCTCGGATTGATCAACCCGACGCGGGGCACGGCCCGGGTTTTCGGCCGGCGGATCACCCCGGGTGCATCGGTACTGACCCGAGTCGGCGCGTTCATCGAAGGACCGGGCCTGTTGCCGCAGCTGTCCGGAGCAGACAACCTCCGGTTGTTCTGGCAGGCGACCGGGCGCCCGGCCGACCAAGCGGCGCTGGACGAGGTGGTCCGGATCGCCGATCTCGGGCCGGCGCTGGACCGCAAGGTCGGCTCGTACAGCCAGGGCATGCGTCAGCGGTTGGCGATCGCGCAGGCGATGCTGGGCCTGCCGGACCTGCTGATCCTGGACGAACCGACCAACGGGCTGGACCCGCCGCAGATTCGCCGGATGCGCGAGGTGCTGCGCGCCTACGCCCAAGACGGCCGGACCGTCCTGGTATCCAGTCATCTGTTGGCCGAAGTGGAGCAGACCTGTACCGATGTGGTGGTGATGAACCGAGGCGCCGTGATCAGCGCGGGCCCGGTGCACGAGCTGGTCGCGGCGGGCGGGCCGACCGAGTTCCGGGTCGACGATCGCACCCGGGCGGCCGCAGCGCTGGCCGGGATCGACGGACTGGGCTCGGTCGCCGACGCCGCAGACGGTTCACTTCGGATCGACCTGCGCGCGGTGCCGTCGGCAGACGTGGTCCGCACCTTGGTCGAGGCCGGCGTGGCGGTGCGATCCGCGGCACCGACCAGCCGGTTGGAGGACGTGTTCCTGGCCATGATCGAGAACCGGAGCGCCGACGATGACGACCGCTGA
- a CDS encoding universal stress protein, producing MTAYQTIVVGTDGSESSYKAVEKAGAVAGATGATLVVACAYYPTDDRDLGAASDALKNDAYQVHGSAPTDEILRTAKEKATAVGATKIETRSVVGAPVDALLTLVGDVSADLLVVGNRGLNSITGRLLGSVPSDVARKSRSDVLIVHTV from the coding sequence ATGACCGCCTACCAGACCATCGTTGTCGGGACAGATGGTTCTGAATCGTCGTACAAGGCCGTGGAGAAGGCCGGTGCGGTGGCCGGCGCGACCGGCGCGACGCTGGTCGTTGCCTGCGCGTACTACCCGACCGACGACCGTGATCTCGGCGCGGCGAGCGACGCGCTCAAGAACGACGCCTATCAGGTGCACGGCTCGGCGCCGACCGACGAGATCCTGCGCACGGCAAAGGAGAAGGCGACGGCGGTCGGTGCGACGAAGATCGAGACCCGGTCGGTCGTCGGCGCCCCGGTGGATGCGCTGCTCACCCTGGTCGGCGACGTTTCCGCGGACCTGTTGGTCGTCGGAAATCGCGGCCTGAACTCGATCACCGGGCGGCTGCTCGGCTCGGTGCCGTCCGACGTGGCCCGCAAGTCGCGCTCCGACGTACTGATCGTGCACACCGTTTGA
- a CDS encoding HelD family protein, translating into MPESTELELEQSYVAILYAQLDAMRAYARTRLREVLLETGGTPQARSERESFNQMYTEDLTRYDAAEHGLCFGRLDLDADTAEHAERRYIGRLGILDEKNDYEPLLLDWRAPLARPFYLATTAAPDGVTRRRHIRSRNRQVTAITDEYLDLAAAEAAGVERPDGGVGAEGALLAALNAARTEHMNDIIETIQQEQDTIIRSEHRGVLVVQGGPGTGKTAVALHRAAYLLYTYRRQLAKSGVLIIGPNATFLDYIGQVLPSLGETGVLLSTIGDLYPGVRATRTDGPRAAELKGALSILEVLKRAVRDRQELPDAPIQLDFEGHRLTLDRKAVSRARGRARSSRRPHNQARPIFTTAVLDELAGQLAGAIGTDPMGGGNLLSAADLTEIRDELRGDTGIARAIGSLWPELRPEHVLADLLSSPDRLAVAAAELSADDRAALLRVDRDGFSAADAPLLDELAELLGVDDTADRERAKRRWRQQIADAQDALDILTGSAPQDLEDDLDPELLMAYDLVDAETLALRQQAAIQQTTAERAAGDRTWTYGHVIVDEAQELSAMAWRMVMRRIPNRWMTVVGDVAQTGDPAGTGSWQQVLEPYVAQRWRRTELTVNYRTPAEIMTIAAQVLATIDPDAQVPRSVRESGVPPWSVQVEPGELAATAAVLLAAAPHPGTVAVIGTPAICAELSHLADQRTRVLTVHEAKGLEFDDVLIVEPQLLLDAGPHGRNDLYVALTRATQRLSVLHSAELPEVLAGLTPQPAGALLRRPAAAGRPE; encoded by the coding sequence TTGCCCGAGAGCACGGAACTCGAACTCGAGCAGAGCTATGTCGCGATCCTGTACGCGCAGCTCGATGCCATGCGTGCGTACGCGCGTACCCGGCTCCGCGAGGTGCTGCTGGAGACCGGCGGCACTCCGCAGGCTCGGTCCGAACGAGAATCGTTCAACCAGATGTACACCGAGGACCTCACCCGCTACGACGCGGCCGAACACGGGCTCTGTTTCGGCCGACTCGACCTCGACGCCGATACGGCGGAACACGCCGAGCGCCGCTACATCGGCCGGCTCGGCATCCTGGACGAGAAGAACGACTACGAGCCGCTCCTGCTGGACTGGCGGGCGCCGCTGGCTCGGCCGTTCTATCTGGCCACCACCGCCGCGCCGGACGGGGTCACCCGACGCCGGCACATCCGCAGCCGCAATCGGCAGGTCACCGCGATCACCGACGAATACCTCGATCTCGCGGCGGCCGAAGCGGCCGGCGTCGAACGTCCGGACGGCGGGGTCGGCGCGGAAGGGGCACTGCTCGCGGCGCTGAATGCAGCGCGCACCGAGCACATGAACGACATCATCGAGACGATTCAGCAGGAGCAGGACACGATCATCCGGTCCGAGCATCGCGGCGTGTTGGTGGTGCAAGGGGGACCGGGCACCGGCAAAACCGCGGTCGCGCTGCATCGAGCGGCCTACCTGCTGTACACCTACCGGCGCCAGCTCGCGAAGAGCGGCGTGCTGATCATCGGACCGAACGCCACCTTCCTCGACTACATCGGTCAGGTGCTGCCCTCGCTCGGCGAGACCGGCGTGCTGCTGTCGACCATCGGCGACCTGTATCCGGGCGTACGGGCCACCCGGACCGACGGACCGCGAGCTGCCGAGTTGAAAGGCGCACTGAGCATCCTGGAGGTGCTCAAACGTGCCGTCCGAGACCGGCAGGAGCTGCCCGACGCCCCGATCCAGCTGGACTTCGAGGGGCACCGACTCACCCTGGACCGCAAGGCGGTAAGCCGGGCCCGCGGCCGGGCGCGGTCGTCTCGGCGACCGCACAATCAGGCTCGACCGATCTTCACCACGGCCGTGCTGGACGAACTGGCGGGCCAGCTGGCAGGCGCGATCGGCACCGACCCGATGGGCGGGGGGAACCTGCTCAGCGCTGCCGATCTGACCGAGATCCGGGACGAGCTACGCGGCGACACCGGCATCGCCCGGGCGATCGGCTCGCTGTGGCCGGAACTGCGTCCGGAACACGTGCTGGCGGACTTGCTGAGCTCGCCGGACCGGCTGGCGGTCGCGGCAGCCGAGTTGTCCGCCGACGACCGGGCAGCGTTGCTGCGCGTGGATCGGGACGGGTTCAGCGCAGCCGACGCCCCGCTGCTCGACGAACTCGCCGAACTGCTCGGCGTGGACGACACTGCCGACCGGGAACGGGCGAAACGGCGCTGGCGACAGCAGATCGCCGATGCGCAGGACGCGCTCGACATCCTGACCGGGTCCGCCCCGCAAGACCTGGAGGACGACCTCGACCCCGAGCTGCTGATGGCCTACGACCTGGTCGACGCCGAGACCCTGGCGCTGCGGCAACAGGCCGCGATACAGCAGACCACCGCCGAGCGCGCAGCCGGAGACCGGACGTGGACCTACGGCCATGTGATCGTGGACGAGGCACAGGAACTGTCGGCGATGGCCTGGCGCATGGTGATGCGGCGCATCCCGAACCGATGGATGACGGTCGTCGGCGATGTCGCCCAGACCGGCGATCCGGCCGGCACCGGATCGTGGCAGCAGGTGTTGGAACCGTATGTCGCACAACGCTGGCGGCGAACCGAGCTGACGGTGAACTATCGAACGCCGGCCGAGATCATGACGATTGCAGCGCAGGTGCTCGCCACGATCGATCCGGACGCGCAGGTCCCCCGGTCGGTGCGGGAATCGGGCGTTCCGCCGTGGTCGGTGCAGGTCGAGCCGGGCGAACTCGCCGCCACGGCTGCTGTGCTGCTGGCAGCGGCACCCCACCCGGGGACCGTCGCGGTAATCGGCACGCCGGCGATCTGCGCCGAGCTGTCGCACCTGGCCGATCAGCGAACCCGGGTGCTCACCGTGCACGAGGCGAAGGGGCTGGAGTTCGACGACGTGCTGATCGTCGAACCGCAGCTACTGCTGGATGCCGGGCCGCACGGGCGCAACGACCTCTACGTGGCACTGACTCGAGCGACCCAACGGCTCAGCGTGCTGCACAGTGCAGAACTGCCGGAGGTGCTGGCCGGGCTGACCCCGCAGCCGGCCGGGGCGCTGCTGCGCCGACCGGCCGCCGCGGGTCGACCCGAGTAG
- a CDS encoding zinc-dependent alcohol dehydrogenase family protein, whose translation MRGTVLYAPGDVRSEIVADPTLKEPTDAIIRTVVACVCGSDLWPYRGANELKRPMAMGHEYVGVVEEVGSDVRGIRPGQYVIGSFFASDNTCPNCVAGYQSACVNVRSVYGCQAEFARIPQADGTLVALADAPDAERLPSLLAASDVLGTGWYAAVAGGVEPGVTALVVGDGAVGLCGVIAAKELGAERIVVMSRNPARQQLAREFGATDIVEERGDDGVAVVRELTGGIGAGAVLECVGTGESMRQALHSGRPGAMVGIVGVPHGVEISGDDLFRTHVGVQGGPAPVRRFLPDLIDRVLTGRIDPGRVFDLTLPLAEVSQAYQAMDERRSIKALLQP comes from the coding sequence GTGCGTGGAACTGTCCTCTATGCGCCTGGTGACGTTCGCTCGGAGATCGTTGCCGACCCGACGCTGAAGGAGCCGACCGATGCGATCATTCGCACGGTCGTGGCGTGCGTCTGCGGCTCGGATCTGTGGCCCTACCGCGGCGCCAACGAGCTGAAGCGGCCGATGGCGATGGGTCATGAGTACGTCGGCGTCGTGGAAGAAGTCGGCTCCGACGTTCGGGGAATCCGCCCCGGTCAGTATGTGATCGGGTCGTTCTTCGCGTCGGACAACACCTGCCCGAACTGCGTGGCCGGCTATCAATCGGCCTGCGTCAACGTGCGGTCGGTCTACGGCTGCCAGGCCGAGTTCGCGCGGATCCCGCAGGCCGACGGGACGCTGGTTGCGCTCGCCGACGCCCCGGACGCCGAACGATTGCCGAGTCTGCTCGCCGCGTCCGATGTGCTGGGCACCGGCTGGTATGCGGCGGTGGCAGGCGGGGTCGAGCCCGGGGTGACTGCACTCGTCGTCGGCGACGGTGCCGTCGGCCTGTGCGGGGTGATCGCAGCGAAGGAGCTCGGTGCCGAACGGATCGTGGTGATGAGCCGCAACCCGGCGCGGCAACAGCTTGCCCGCGAATTCGGCGCGACCGACATCGTCGAAGAGCGCGGGGACGACGGGGTGGCGGTGGTCCGCGAGCTGACCGGCGGCATCGGTGCGGGCGCGGTACTCGAGTGCGTCGGGACCGGTGAATCGATGCGGCAGGCGCTCCACTCCGGCCGGCCCGGCGCGATGGTCGGCATCGTCGGAGTGCCGCATGGGGTGGAAATCTCGGGTGACGACCTGTTCCGTACCCATGTCGGAGTGCAGGGCGGCCCGGCGCCGGTCCGGAGGTTCCTCCCCGACCTGATCGACCGGGTGTTGACCGGTCGGATCGACCCGGGACGGGTGTTCGACCTGACCTTGCCGCTGGCTGAGGTATCGCAGGCCTATCAGGCAATGGACGAACGGCGGTCGATCAAGGCGCTGCTGCAGCCGTAG
- a CDS encoding DoxX family protein, with amino-acid sequence MDVIVLIGRILFVVLFLGSGVGHLTQSQQMVPFAEARGVPLAKLAVPASGLLLLAGGLSVLLGIWADLGSLLLIAFLLPTTFLMHKFWTETDAQAKQAEMVSFNKNISLTGAALALFAFFAHTPELGLTITGPLFSL; translated from the coding sequence ATGGACGTTATCGTTTTGATCGGTCGAATATTGTTCGTCGTGCTGTTCCTCGGCTCGGGGGTCGGCCATCTGACCCAATCGCAGCAGATGGTGCCCTTCGCCGAGGCCAGGGGTGTGCCGCTGGCGAAGCTCGCCGTCCCTGCGTCCGGGCTACTGCTCCTGGCCGGCGGTCTCAGCGTGCTTCTCGGAATCTGGGCGGACCTCGGCTCGCTGTTGCTGATCGCCTTTCTGTTGCCCACCACGTTTCTGATGCACAAGTTCTGGACCGAAACCGACGCTCAGGCCAAGCAGGCCGAGATGGTGTCGTTCAACAAGAACATCTCGCTGACCGGTGCGGCGCTGGCGTTGTTCGCCTTCTTCGCGCACACACCGGAACTGGGGCTGACCATCACCGGGCCGCTGTTCAGCTTGTGA
- a CDS encoding ABC transporter permease, producing MTTAEPMTATPADTLPLRTELERQLRRRRTQVTFGALALLPGILAAAFAIGGSDAGGAGLIELATHSGLNFTAFCLLMSVGFLLIVVVALFFGDAIASEASWSSLRYLLAIPVPRGRLLRQKAIVSAGLSTGAILLLGAVALALGTLLYGADPLVNPYGDALAYPTGVVRLLLGLGIVVVGLSWVAGLALLLSVLTDAPLGAVGGTVMIAIVVEILDQVTALGSLRDLLPGHFSFAWTRVLAPVIDWPDIVTGAFSSLAYACVFGLTAWTLFARKDITS from the coding sequence ATGACGACCGCTGAACCGATGACCGCGACGCCGGCCGACACCCTTCCGCTGCGGACCGAATTGGAGCGGCAGCTGCGGCGGCGGCGAACCCAGGTGACGTTCGGGGCGCTGGCGCTGCTGCCCGGCATCCTGGCGGCGGCGTTCGCGATCGGCGGGTCCGACGCCGGCGGTGCCGGGCTGATCGAGCTGGCCACCCACAGCGGGCTGAACTTCACGGCGTTCTGCCTGCTGATGTCGGTCGGGTTTCTGTTGATCGTCGTGGTAGCACTGTTCTTCGGCGACGCGATCGCCAGCGAGGCGTCGTGGTCGAGCCTGCGGTACCTGCTGGCGATCCCGGTGCCGCGGGGCCGGCTGCTGCGGCAGAAGGCGATCGTGTCGGCCGGGTTGTCGACCGGCGCGATCCTGCTGTTGGGTGCCGTCGCGCTTGCCTTGGGCACGTTGCTCTACGGCGCGGACCCCCTGGTCAACCCGTACGGGGATGCGCTGGCCTATCCGACCGGGGTGGTGCGGCTGCTGCTCGGACTCGGCATCGTCGTGGTCGGGCTGAGCTGGGTCGCCGGATTGGCATTGCTGCTGTCGGTGCTCACCGATGCGCCACTCGGCGCGGTCGGCGGCACCGTGATGATCGCGATCGTGGTGGAAATCCTGGATCAGGTGACCGCGCTCGGTTCGTTGCGGGACCTGCTGCCGGGCCACTTCTCGTTCGCCTGGACTCGGGTCCTGGCGCCCGTGATCGACTGGCCGGACATCGTCACGGGCGCCTTCTCCTCGCTCGCTTACGCCTGCGTGTTCGGGTTGACCGCATGGACCTTGTTCGCCCGCAAGGACATCACAAGCTGA
- a CDS encoding HNH endonuclease signature motif containing protein, with the protein MTAVSAFTPGNGFGAGSARMVLAGLRAARAEAERVAVQQAELTVEWCRWHAPTGDTDADRFGVGWVTPGGPGSPEVDESAVAELATALRYSTDSGMSYVGQVLEVCYRLPRLWERVKAGQTPWWRTRRIADTTLGLPPEAAAFVDERLAAYAGTVSWAQLDRLIDEARILADPEAAEQELNADTRKVEIDTRTVSLTGTVRIEGELDLLDAVDLNHALSDIAEDLAACGSTDSLDARRSTALGELARRQPGLPFDAAEPTPPALHRRTPRDIQLHVHISADQLTGTGGPLGRVNASSPTPVNIDAIRAWCGNPAANVTVRPVLDLAEHLQTDAYQIPDRLREHVVQTSSTCVFPYCNRPARSCDLDHTHPHDQGGPTSSDNLAPLCRKHHQLKGNRGWHYRRLTPGAYLWATPAGGTYLRDGTGTTDLTPPDTPPPRPPDSPMPHRPGRPPPAPDDEPPPF; encoded by the coding sequence ATGACCGCAGTCAGCGCTTTCACTCCCGGAAACGGGTTTGGTGCCGGTTCTGCGCGGATGGTGTTGGCGGGGTTGCGGGCGGCGCGAGCCGAGGCGGAGCGGGTCGCGGTGCAGCAGGCCGAGTTGACGGTCGAATGGTGCCGTTGGCACGCCCCGACCGGTGACACCGACGCTGACCGGTTCGGGGTCGGGTGGGTCACCCCGGGCGGACCCGGCTCGCCGGAGGTCGACGAATCCGCGGTTGCCGAGCTCGCTACCGCGTTGCGGTATTCCACCGACTCGGGAATGTCGTACGTCGGGCAGGTCTTGGAGGTTTGTTACCGGTTGCCCCGACTCTGGGAACGCGTCAAGGCCGGGCAGACACCATGGTGGCGGACCCGGCGGATCGCCGACACCACCCTCGGACTCCCGCCGGAAGCGGCCGCGTTCGTCGACGAACGGCTCGCCGCCTACGCGGGGACGGTGTCATGGGCGCAGCTGGACCGGTTGATCGACGAAGCCCGCATCCTCGCCGACCCCGAGGCCGCGGAGCAGGAGCTGAATGCCGATACCCGGAAGGTGGAGATCGACACCCGCACCGTGAGTCTGACCGGCACGGTCCGGATCGAAGGCGAACTCGACCTGCTCGACGCCGTCGACCTGAACCACGCGTTGTCCGATATCGCCGAGGATCTCGCCGCCTGTGGCAGCACCGATTCGCTGGATGCGCGGCGCTCGACCGCGTTGGGTGAACTCGCCCGCCGGCAACCCGGATTGCCGTTCGACGCAGCAGAACCCACACCGCCCGCGTTGCACCGCCGCACGCCGCGCGACATCCAGCTGCATGTACATATCAGCGCCGACCAGCTCACCGGGACCGGCGGCCCCCTGGGCCGGGTCAACGCGTCGTCACCGACACCAGTCAATATCGACGCGATCCGCGCCTGGTGTGGCAACCCGGCCGCGAACGTGACCGTCCGCCCGGTGCTGGACCTGGCCGAACACCTCCAGACCGACGCATATCAGATCCCGGACCGGCTCCGCGAACACGTCGTGCAGACCAGCAGCACGTGTGTGTTCCCGTACTGCAACCGCCCCGCCCGCAGCTGCGACCTCGACCACACCCACCCGCATGACCAGGGCGGGCCCACCAGCAGCGACAACCTCGCCCCACTCTGCCGAAAACACCACCAGCTCAAAGGAAACCGCGGCTGGCACTACCGACGCCTAACCCCCGGTGCTTATCTCTGGGCCACCCCGGCCGGCGGAACCTACCTGCGTGACGGCACCGGCACCACCGACCTCACCCCACCCGACACACCCCCACCCCGACCACCGGATTCACCGATGCCCCATCGACCGGGTCGGCCGCCGCCCGCACCGGACGACGAACCGCCACCCTTCTGA